Proteins from a genomic interval of Candidatus Poribacteria bacterium:
- the argC gene encoding N-acetyl-gamma-glutamyl-phosphate reductase, whose protein sequence is MMKLGIIGASGYGGSELLRFLVNHPGELDITLCTSETYAGQCIDSVLPNLRGFLSSKFEALDLDSLKERVDAVVLAVPHRVAMSFVPQILAQGLRVVDFSGDYRFEDAETYEAWYHAEHTSASLMPQAVYGLPERYRDCIRTAQLVANPGCYPMSAILAALPLVAHGGVELDSIIIDSKSGISGAGPKPSENTHYPNRESNFVAYKVGVHQHTPEIEQELSAVASEPVRVTFTPHLVPMTRGILSTVYMRLTEEISTAEALDMYAQFYENEPFVRVLPTGTYPQTKAVLGSNYCDVGLEVDARTRRIVAMAAIDNLGKGAAGAVVQNLNLMFGFKETDGLKVLSRQLSAGSHKSVKFGLQSPPTTSVLIVPRTDSRYAEDYDCCWRTLW, encoded by the coding sequence ATGATGAAACTTGGAATTATTGGTGCATCGGGGTATGGTGGTAGTGAATTGTTACGCTTTCTTGTCAACCACCCTGGGGAACTTGATATTACACTCTGCACGTCCGAGACCTATGCAGGCCAATGTATTGACAGTGTTCTACCCAACCTTCGCGGGTTTCTATCGTCCAAATTTGAAGCCTTAGATCTCGACTCCCTCAAAGAGAGAGTAGATGCCGTTGTGCTCGCCGTGCCACACAGAGTAGCGATGTCTTTCGTGCCACAGATTTTGGCACAAGGTTTACGCGTCGTGGATTTCAGTGGAGATTATCGGTTTGAGGATGCCGAAACCTACGAAGCCTGGTATCACGCCGAACATACGAGCGCATCACTGATGCCACAAGCAGTATATGGGCTACCGGAGCGTTACCGCGATTGCATTCGCACCGCCCAACTCGTCGCGAATCCTGGATGTTACCCAATGAGTGCTATACTCGCGGCTCTGCCGTTAGTGGCACATGGCGGGGTGGAATTGGACTCTATCATCATTGACTCGAAATCGGGCATTTCTGGTGCCGGTCCGAAACCGAGTGAAAATACACACTACCCGAATCGAGAGTCCAATTTTGTCGCTTACAAAGTTGGTGTGCATCAACATACACCAGAAATTGAACAGGAGTTGAGTGCCGTCGCATCTGAACCGGTTCGCGTGACGTTCACACCACACCTTGTCCCGATGACCCGCGGTATCCTTAGCACTGTTTATATGCGTCTCACAGAGGAAATCTCCACAGCAGAAGCCCTCGATATGTACGCACAGTTCTATGAGAATGAACCGTTCGTTCGGGTGCTTCCAACCGGTACATATCCGCAAACGAAGGCTGTCCTTGGTAGCAACTATTGCGATGTTGGACTTGAAGTGGATGCGCGGACACGTCGTATCGTCGCAATGGCAGCAATTGATAACCTCGGTAAAGGCGCAGCAGGAGCCGTTGTACAGAATCTCAATCTGATGTTCGGTTTCAAAGAAACTGACGGACTGAAGGTGCTTAGCCGTCAGCTGTCGGCAGGCAGTCACAAAAGCGTGAAATTTGGGTTACAATCGCCTCCCACAACCTCTGTTCTGATAGTTCCGAGGACCGATAGTCGTTATGCCGAAGATTATGATTGTTGCTGGAGAACCCTCTGGTGA
- the lpxB gene encoding lipid-A-disaccharide synthase: MPKIMIVAGEPSGDLHASHVARQLTTLCPDITLFGMGGDQMEEASVTLDFHIRDSAVMGFADVITVLPMFLRKQAHLKRRIREERPDVLLLVDFAEFNMPLAQFARKHGVPVVYYIPPKAWAWRENRARKLAKWANVVAAIFPFEAEFYRNAGANAEFVGHPLVDFAQTSLTTQAAREHLNLCETQDTEITAEARHHDDRDRGTSDPVIGLMPGSRRSEIRHILPVMLSAAANIAQVYPSAQWVLPLAPGISHELIAKYQQEQNLSGLQVPPIKIVEDATYPAMRASSLLLVTSGTATLEAACIGTPMIIVFRTASLNWHVVRSLTPLERSGLPNLIAGRDIVPELLQTELTPTTLTEMALDFLQDSQKRETQRDALQRVHAQLGTAGAAERTAELVLDAAKSL, encoded by the coding sequence ATGCCGAAGATTATGATTGTTGCTGGAGAACCCTCTGGTGACTTACACGCTTCTCACGTTGCACGCCAACTCACAACACTTTGTCCCGATATAACACTCTTCGGCATGGGCGGCGACCAGATGGAAGAAGCATCGGTCACACTCGATTTTCATATCCGAGATTCTGCTGTGATGGGCTTCGCGGATGTTATCACTGTCCTGCCGATGTTCCTTCGGAAACAAGCGCATCTGAAACGGCGTATCCGTGAGGAACGCCCCGATGTTCTTCTCCTCGTGGACTTTGCAGAGTTTAATATGCCGTTAGCTCAGTTCGCCCGGAAACACGGTGTTCCTGTTGTGTATTACATTCCCCCAAAAGCGTGGGCGTGGCGTGAAAACCGGGCACGGAAGTTGGCAAAATGGGCTAACGTTGTTGCCGCGATCTTCCCATTTGAAGCAGAATTTTACCGAAACGCGGGTGCAAATGCCGAATTTGTTGGGCATCCACTTGTTGATTTTGCACAGACATCCCTCACCACACAAGCCGCACGCGAGCATCTCAATCTATGTGAAACACAAGACACTGAGATTACGGCGGAGGCACGCCATCACGATGATCGTGATCGCGGGACCTCCGATCCTGTTATCGGATTGATGCCGGGGAGCCGCCGTTCGGAAATTCGACACATTTTGCCGGTCATGCTAAGTGCAGCGGCGAACATCGCTCAGGTCTATCCAAGCGCCCAATGGGTCCTCCCGTTAGCACCAGGGATTTCACACGAACTCATTGCGAAGTACCAGCAAGAGCAAAATTTGTCAGGACTGCAGGTTCCACCCATCAAAATTGTAGAAGATGCAACTTATCCGGCAATGCGTGCTTCCTCCCTGTTGCTGGTTACCTCTGGCACAGCGACACTCGAGGCGGCATGTATCGGCACACCGATGATTATCGTCTTTCGGACCGCATCACTTAACTGGCACGTCGTCAGGTCGTTGACTCCCTTGGAACGAAGCGGACTTCCTAACCTCATCGCAGGACGAGACATTGTTCCAGAACTCCTGCAGACAGAACTGACACCGACCACTTTGACGGAAATGGCTCTTGATTTTTTGCAGGATTCGCAGAAACGGGAGACACAACGGGATGCACTCCAAAGGGTACACGCACAACTCGGCACTGCTGGTGCAGCTGAGCGCACGGCGGAATTAGTGTTAGATGCTGCAAAAAGTCTGTAA